In a single window of the Candidatus Latescibacter sp. genome:
- a CDS encoding MMPL family transporter gives MLERITLFAINRPWTVIAAVLMLTALFGIQFGKIKIDTDPKHMLPETSAVRQYNDQVERDFALHADVLVLGIVNNGGVVNTTSLSRIAGLTHEIQKISGVISRDVTSFSTIDNINVREGNLIVRPVLDRVPQTPEELESFRQALLENPLFINRIVSKDGTATAIYIPIDPQANGKKIADQIKKLLPKDFGGDQFYLAGDPIARDTFGAEMFRQMGLFSPIAGMVMCLALWLMFRSVLLVVANMAAAMVGIVWCMGLLIGLGYPVHIMSSMAPVFLMAIATDSVHIFNEFAFRFDELKDKRRAILETMKAVASPLFFSDITTAVGFAALATATIVPVRIFGLVVAFGTLVILLMSFTLVPAILALLREDRISAISAHADLSHESASAVLSKLGEFCIRYARPIALAGAVFLVVACVGMSRIVVNNNMVHWFKASSELRTADRVMNERLGGTSTGYLVVQGAGEDAIKDPAMLRGIERLQRELEKDPLVGKTFSVADYVKRINRVLHDDNPVYEKIPDQTEEIGQYLFLFGSSAKPSDLDNVVDYPFQQANIYLQLKRWDAGVMRQIIARTEAWLAENPLPAGAQIKPAGVAYFNLVWSDEVLWGMLKSFLAGLVIVLALLVFKTRSLLWGVLTFLPLLFTIALIYGVVGLIGKDFDMPVAVLSTLSLGMAIDFAIHFVFRFRRRYRERPLLREALIWTVARPGKGIFLNAVLFALGFAVMVFADLTPYITVGVFMAAIMLLSALMSVIYLPGLIHIFRRWLLKEEKS, from the coding sequence CGTGCGGCAGTATAACGACCAGGTCGAGCGGGACTTTGCTCTGCACGCGGATGTGCTTGTTCTCGGCATCGTCAACAACGGCGGCGTGGTCAACACCACCAGCCTTTCGCGTATTGCCGGGCTGACACACGAAATCCAGAAAATTTCGGGTGTGATCTCGCGGGATGTGACGAGTTTCTCCACCATAGACAATATCAACGTCCGCGAGGGGAATTTAATCGTGCGCCCGGTGCTCGATCGCGTTCCGCAGACGCCGGAGGAACTCGAATCATTCCGCCAGGCGCTGCTGGAAAATCCATTGTTCATCAACCGCATTGTATCAAAGGACGGTACGGCGACAGCGATCTATATTCCCATCGATCCACAGGCGAACGGCAAGAAAATCGCCGATCAAATCAAAAAACTACTGCCAAAGGATTTCGGTGGCGACCAGTTTTATCTGGCGGGCGACCCGATTGCACGGGACACCTTTGGTGCGGAGATGTTCCGGCAAATGGGCCTGTTCTCGCCGATCGCCGGCATGGTGATGTGTCTTGCGCTATGGCTGATGTTTCGCAGTGTCCTGCTGGTGGTCGCTAATATGGCCGCCGCGATGGTCGGCATTGTCTGGTGCATGGGTTTGCTGATCGGCCTTGGTTATCCGGTTCACATCATGAGTTCAATGGCTCCGGTTTTTCTTATGGCGATAGCGACGGATAGTGTGCATATATTCAACGAGTTCGCCTTCCGCTTTGACGAATTGAAGGACAAGCGGCGGGCGATCCTTGAGACGATGAAGGCGGTCGCCTCGCCCTTGTTTTTTTCCGACATTACCACCGCTGTGGGCTTTGCCGCGCTGGCCACCGCCACCATCGTGCCGGTAAGAATATTCGGGCTGGTGGTCGCATTCGGAACACTGGTGATTCTGTTGATGAGTTTCACGCTGGTGCCGGCCATTCTGGCGCTTTTGCGGGAGGATCGTATTTCGGCGATTTCGGCGCACGCGGATTTGAGCCATGAGAGTGCGAGCGCGGTGCTCTCGAAGCTGGGCGAGTTCTGTATCCGCTACGCAAGACCGATCGCTTTAGCGGGCGCGGTATTTCTGGTGGTCGCGTGCGTCGGCATGTCCCGAATCGTGGTCAACAACAATATGGTGCATTGGTTCAAGGCCAGCAGTGAACTGCGTACGGCGGACCGCGTCATGAATGAGCGGCTGGGCGGCACTTCCACGGGCTACCTCGTCGTCCAGGGAGCGGGCGAAGACGCCATCAAGGATCCCGCCATGCTGCGTGGCATCGAGCGGCTCCAGCGTGAACTGGAAAAGGACCCACTCGTCGGCAAGACCTTTTCAGTGGCGGACTACGTCAAGCGGATCAACCGCGTTCTGCATGATGATAATCCGGTATACGAGAAAATTCCGGATCAGACGGAGGAGATTGGCCAGTACCTTTTCCTTTTTGGTAGTTCTGCCAAACCGAGCGATCTGGATAACGTGGTGGATTATCCGTTTCAACAGGCTAACATTTATCTGCAACTCAAACGGTGGGATGCGGGTGTGATGCGGCAGATTATCGCCCGGACGGAAGCGTGGCTGGCGGAGAACCCGCTGCCCGCCGGTGCGCAGATCAAACCAGCCGGCGTCGCCTATTTCAATCTGGTCTGGAGCGATGAGGTGTTGTGGGGCATGCTGAAAAGTTTCCTGGCTGGCCTCGTGATCGTGTTGGCGCTACTGGTGTTCAAGACCCGCTCGCTCCTCTGGGGCGTGCTGACATTCCTGCCGCTGCTTTTCACGATCGCGTTGATTTACGGCGTTGTCGGACTGATCGGGAAGGATTTCGACATGCCCGTGGCTGTGCTCTCGACGCTCTCGCTCGGCATGGCGATTGATTTCGCCATCCACTTTGTATTCCGTTTCCGGCGGCGTTACCGCGAACGCCCTCTGTTGCGCGAGGCGCTCATCTGGACGGTGGCCAGGCCGGGTAAAGGCATCTTTCTCAACGCAGTGCTTTTTGCGCTCGGTTTTGCTGTGATGGTTTTCGCGGATTTGACTCCCTACATCACGGTCGGCGTATTCATGGCCGCCATCATGCTGCTTTCGGCGCTGATGAGCGTGATCTATCTGCCGGGGCTTATCCACATTTTCCGCCGCTGGCTATTGAAAGAGGAAAAATCATAG
- a CDS encoding outer membrane lipoprotein-sorting protein: MAATAILEKSQQAFNAAGADMKAEVSMVLTAENGKKRTRALTMLRLNMPGGAEQKYFLYFREPSDVRRMTFLVWKYPEKEDDRWIYIPAVDLVRRVATTDKRSSFVGSDFTYEDISGRDISTDTHKFIREEKLNDSGCYVIESAPKETIDYVRRVAWIDKITFLPLKEEYYDLQNELARVFTADKIEQVAAGGDGHAIPTVTVRTMKNVKSGHRTEVAYRSVSYNIGLTDEIFTERYLRRPISKWIQ, from the coding sequence ATGGCGGCCACGGCGATACTGGAAAAATCCCAACAGGCATTTAATGCCGCCGGCGCCGACATGAAAGCCGAGGTGTCCATGGTGCTGACTGCCGAAAACGGCAAGAAACGGACCCGTGCATTAACCATGCTTCGTCTGAACATGCCCGGCGGAGCGGAACAGAAATATTTCCTCTATTTCAGAGAGCCATCCGACGTCCGCCGGATGACGTTCCTGGTCTGGAAATATCCAGAGAAAGAGGACGACCGCTGGATTTATATCCCCGCCGTGGACCTCGTCCGCCGTGTGGCCACGACGGACAAGCGCTCAAGCTTTGTCGGGTCGGATTTCACATATGAGGATATTTCCGGCCGAGACATAAGCACGGACACGCATAAATTTATCCGTGAGGAGAAACTGAATGACAGCGGCTGCTATGTCATCGAAAGCGCGCCCAAGGAAACGATCGACTACGTAAGGCGCGTCGCGTGGATCGACAAGATCACTTTTTTGCCTCTCAAAGAGGAATATTATGACCTGCAAAATGAATTGGCGCGCGTTTTCACAGCCGACAAAATCGAGCAGGTCGCGGCCGGCGGAGACGGCCATGCTATCCCGACCGTTACGGTGCGAACCATGAAAAATGTAAAGAGTGGACATCGCACGGAAGTGGCCTACAGATCGGTATCGTACAACATCGGCTTGACCGATGAAATTTTCACCGAACGCTATCTACGCCGCCCAATTTCGAAATGGATACAATGA
- a CDS encoding DUF2892 domain-containing protein encodes MYMERYLRGIAGILVLASLLLGNLLSEWWLLLGVFVGFNLLQSAFSNWCPMKSVLRLFGVRSCEEELTHIRERNAP; translated from the coding sequence ATGTACATGGAACGATACTTGCGAGGAATCGCCGGAATTCTCGTATTGGCATCTCTGCTTCTTGGCAATCTCTTATCGGAGTGGTGGCTGCTGCTTGGGGTCTTTGTTGGATTCAACCTGCTCCAGTCGGCGTTTTCCAATTGGTGCCCTATGAAGTCAGTTCTCCGGCTCTTCGGGGTTAGGAGTTGCGAGGAAGAACTGACCCATATTCGCGAAAGGAACGCACCATGA